The following proteins are encoded in a genomic region of Natrinema sp. DC36:
- a CDS encoding oligopeptide/dipeptide ABC transporter ATP-binding protein, translating to MDEESGYDSDDALLELEGVSKYFAQESGLLAGVQFDPSQFPPISVDRDRVKAVDDVSLEIQPGETLGLVGESGCGKSTLGRTVLRLLEPTDGDIYFKGENLADLGGEELRRMRSDMQMIFQDPQSSLDPRMKVGQIIEEPMGAHDMLDDEGREARAKDLLEKVGLDPRHYNRFPHAFSGGQRQRINLARALSVDPDFVVCDEPVSALDVSIQAQVLNTMEQLQEEFGLTFLFIAHDLSVIRHISDRVAVMYLGHIVELAEKEELFENPQHPYTRALLESIPVPDPRENGARGVLEGEVPSPVDPPSGCRFRTRCPRLIAPDEYDWADGEWERTRAFMRAVKRRTFEPMPAARIEAEFFGGNPPRGEAGAIVSDAIELIATDSERSGGGEAGDDGDDQYDRWAAATNLLLESFAEQSICARERPAYELEAEYGDGEHLAACHLHR from the coding sequence ATGGACGAGGAGAGCGGCTACGACAGCGACGACGCGCTGCTCGAACTCGAGGGCGTCTCGAAGTACTTCGCACAGGAGTCGGGACTGCTGGCGGGCGTGCAGTTCGATCCGAGCCAGTTTCCGCCGATCAGCGTCGACCGGGACCGCGTGAAGGCGGTCGACGACGTCTCCCTCGAGATCCAGCCCGGAGAGACGCTCGGGCTCGTCGGCGAGTCCGGCTGCGGCAAGAGCACGCTCGGGCGGACGGTCTTGCGCCTGCTCGAGCCGACCGACGGAGACATCTACTTCAAGGGGGAGAACCTGGCCGACCTCGGCGGCGAGGAACTCCGGCGGATGCGTTCGGATATGCAGATGATCTTCCAGGACCCCCAGTCCTCGCTCGACCCGCGGATGAAGGTCGGCCAGATAATCGAGGAGCCGATGGGGGCCCACGACATGTTGGACGACGAAGGGCGGGAAGCGCGGGCGAAGGACCTCCTCGAGAAGGTCGGGCTCGATCCGCGCCACTACAACCGGTTTCCCCACGCGTTCTCCGGCGGCCAGCGCCAGCGCATCAACCTCGCGCGAGCGCTGTCGGTCGACCCCGATTTCGTCGTCTGCGACGAGCCCGTCTCCGCGCTGGACGTCTCCATTCAGGCGCAGGTGCTGAACACGATGGAGCAACTCCAGGAGGAGTTCGGCCTCACCTTCCTCTTCATCGCCCACGATCTCTCGGTGATCCGTCACATCTCCGACCGCGTCGCGGTGATGTACCTCGGCCACATCGTCGAGTTGGCGGAGAAAGAGGAACTGTTCGAGAACCCCCAGCATCCCTACACCCGCGCGTTGCTCGAGTCCATTCCCGTCCCCGATCCGCGGGAGAACGGTGCGCGCGGCGTGCTCGAGGGCGAGGTGCCGAGTCCGGTCGATCCGCCCTCCGGCTGCCGGTTCCGCACGCGCTGTCCGCGCCTGATCGCGCCCGACGAGTACGACTGGGCCGACGGGGAGTGGGAACGGACGCGAGCGTTCATGCGGGCGGTCAAGCGACGAACGTTCGAACCGATGCCGGCCGCCCGGATCGAGGCCGAGTTCTTCGGCGGGAATCCCCCGCGTGGCGAGGCAGGAGCGATCGTTAGTGACGCAATCGAGCTCATCGCCACTGATAGCGAACGGAGCGGGGGAGGCGAAGCGGGTGACGATGGTGACGACCAATACGATCGATGGGCGGCGGCGACAAACCTGTTGCTCGAGTCCTTCGCCGAGCAGAGCATCTGCGCCCGCGAGCGGCCGGCGTACGAACTCGAGGCCGAGTACGGCGACGGGGAGCATCTGGCGGCCTGTCACCTGCATCGGTGA